From one Lysinibacillus sp. G4S2 genomic stretch:
- a CDS encoding MFS transporter translates to MNTYYKWIIVLVATLSQTAATFVTYGMGPIATFYQTEWNLSSFQAGFIVSAVNIGPLFSMIVFGYFMDKKGEKQIIGWGSILLGFSALLLMLANNYTVLLFLLIVVGIWYGSAQTGGSAAIVKWFPDKHRGLAIGIRQTGIPIGGALASVILTYMYHHYNLTSVHLVQGLVAIAGGLIFLLIYQEPKNHIATAAASVTFKEKMSAIKNNKDLYPIYIVGIVMMTLQMILVAHFMSYLHQEGNYSLTEAGQYLSLVLLGGMIGRVAIAWISDQFFAQKREHLLIMVMASAVIFTVLLPFILQEKNLMPLFCFVLGFVALGWYSLYIACVTERSNPHYVGLTVSAALTLNQLFIVIAPSLFGLMVTVFSSYQLALDIVAIFIALGAVNLYRSLKRLEFNNRRNAI, encoded by the coding sequence ATGAATACATATTATAAATGGATCATCGTTTTAGTAGCTACGCTTTCGCAAACTGCCGCAACTTTTGTAACGTACGGCATGGGACCAATTGCTACATTTTATCAAACTGAATGGAATTTATCATCGTTCCAAGCAGGATTTATCGTTTCTGCTGTCAATATTGGGCCGCTATTTTCCATGATTGTGTTCGGCTATTTCATGGATAAGAAAGGGGAAAAACAAATCATCGGATGGGGCTCTATTTTACTAGGATTCTCAGCTTTACTGCTCATGTTGGCAAATAACTATACGGTGTTACTATTTTTATTAATAGTCGTAGGAATATGGTACGGAAGTGCGCAAACAGGGGGCAGCGCGGCCATCGTGAAATGGTTTCCAGATAAACATCGAGGGCTGGCGATTGGCATTCGACAAACAGGCATTCCGATTGGCGGCGCTTTAGCATCAGTCATCCTCACATATATGTACCATCATTATAACCTGACATCGGTGCATCTTGTACAAGGTTTGGTTGCGATTGCAGGTGGATTAATTTTTTTACTTATTTATCAAGAACCTAAAAATCATATCGCAACGGCGGCAGCATCGGTAACCTTTAAAGAAAAGATGAGTGCCATTAAAAATAACAAAGATTTATACCCGATTTATATTGTAGGTATCGTCATGATGACCTTGCAAATGATACTTGTTGCCCATTTTATGAGTTATTTACATCAAGAGGGTAATTATTCATTGACGGAGGCTGGGCAGTATTTAAGCCTTGTATTATTAGGAGGTATGATTGGAAGGGTAGCTATTGCCTGGATTAGTGATCAATTTTTTGCACAAAAACGGGAGCATTTATTAATCATGGTAATGGCTAGTGCAGTTATTTTCACAGTTCTATTGCCTTTTATATTGCAGGAGAAAAATTTAATGCCACTATTTTGCTTTGTATTAGGCTTTGTAGCGCTTGGTTGGTATTCATTGTATATTGCTTGTGTGACAGAGCGTTCAAATCCCCATTATGTTGGTCTAACCGTAAGTGCAGCCTTGACGTTGAATCAATTATTTATTGTTATTGCGCCTTCGTTATTTGGACTCATGGTAACAGTTTTTTCAAGCTATCAATTGGCGCTGGATATAGTTGCGATTTTCATAGCGCTAGGTGCAGTTAATTTATATAGATCTTTGAAAAGGCTTGAATTCAATAATCGGAGAAATGCGATATGA
- a CDS encoding toast rack family protein, producing MKKFIGFGLLISASLLALSGCNSVIPGKTKDETILVEKDDAEKLDVELQFGVGDMTVKKGAKDWVEGTAQYNINKLAPRVDYDLRGKTGEVVIDHKGSTNVGLGKIKNTWDIQLNEDIPMDLYVETGASEAELDLQGLQLEKLDIETGVGDLTVNLGGDWKKSFKANIETGVGETTVVLPSKVGVKLTTEEGIGSSNIEDFISKGNGVYVNEAYENADVVLEVHSEIGVGDITFKLDK from the coding sequence TTGAAAAAATTTATCGGTTTTGGATTATTAATAAGTGCTTCATTACTTGCTTTATCAGGATGTAACTCTGTCATTCCAGGCAAAACTAAAGATGAAACGATCTTAGTTGAAAAGGATGATGCAGAGAAGTTAGATGTTGAATTACAATTCGGTGTTGGAGATATGACAGTTAAAAAAGGCGCTAAAGATTGGGTTGAGGGTACTGCTCAATATAATATTAATAAACTGGCACCAAGAGTTGACTATGACTTACGCGGCAAGACTGGAGAAGTAGTGATTGATCATAAAGGTTCTACTAATGTAGGTTTAGGAAAAATAAAAAATACATGGGATATCCAACTGAATGAAGATATTCCAATGGATCTCTACGTTGAAACAGGTGCCTCAGAAGCAGAACTTGATTTACAAGGTCTGCAATTGGAAAAATTAGATATTGAAACAGGAGTTGGCGATCTCACTGTAAATTTAGGCGGAGATTGGAAAAAAAGCTTCAAAGCGAACATTGAAACAGGTGTTGGTGAAACTACTGTCGTTCTACCATCGAAGGTTGGGGTAAAGCTGACGACAGAAGAGGGCATCGGCTCTTCCAATATAGAAGATTTTATCTCAAAAGGGAATGGCGTTTATGTCAATGAAGCATATGAAAATGCGGATGTAGTGCTTGAGGTGCACTCTGAAATCGGTGTAGGCGACATTACTTTTAAATTGGATAAATAA